From a single Hypomesus transpacificus isolate Combined female chromosome 14, fHypTra1, whole genome shotgun sequence genomic region:
- the LOC124476762 gene encoding cytosolic 5'-nucleotidase 1A: MCSIVCNTDVEQRSSQAVVVAVSSQAVFDSETEPDPGLPDLLKKGPAFSFIEAVQQVNKKLLDKNPAETLLFDVILLSNDSKDTNSKIIASVKHYGLAIGRFCFCNKDDNIESLQSSDAKLFLSTDRNDVFSASQQGIPSALLFPQQDWEQQDWKELKVVFSGDAIGFSQDDLSSLRGQGFTEPQLQSLKAAKDSVKEFAVQMGEMRSRFGLVGSPLRAGLVTVWGSRDVCARALRTLRGWGVLVDEAFSLAGAPPSPILRLLQPHVLCVDGLFLAPGGATLGEGGWRDGVM, encoded by the exons ATGTGTTCAATTGTGTGCAATACCGATGTTGAACAG AGGTCATCTCAAGCCGTTGTTGTTGCAGTGTCATCCCAAGCTGTCTTTGACTCAGAGACGGAACCAGACCCAGGTTTACCAGACCTTTTGAAAAAAGGGCCAGCGTTCTCGTTCATCGAG GCAGTGCAGCAAGTGAACAAAAAACTGTTGGACAAAAATCCAGCGGAAACTTTGCTGTTTGATGTGATCCTGCTATCTAATGACAGCAAGGACACCAACTCAAAGATCATTGCCAGTGTCAAGCATTATG GTCTTGCTATCGGCAGGTTTTGCTTTTGTAACAAGGATGACAACATAGAGAGTTTACAATCAAGTGACGCAAAGCTGTTCTTGTCAACGGACAGAAATGATGTCTTCTCGGCTTCACAACAAG GTATCCCCTCTGCACTTCTGTTCCCTCAGCAGGACTGGGAGCAGCAGGACTGGAAGGAGCTCAAAGTCGTGTTCTCAGGCGACGCCATCGGCTTCTCCCAGGACGACCTGTCCAGCCTGAGAGGGCAGGGCTTCACTGAGCCCCAGCTGCAGTCTCTCAAAGCTGCCAAG GACTCGGTGAAGGAGTTTGCCGTGCAGATGGGTGAGATGAGGAGCAGGTTTGGGCTGGTGGGCAGCCCCCTGCGGGCTGGCCTGGTGACGGTGTGGGGCTCCAGAGACGTGTGTGCCCGGGCCCTGCGGACCCTGCGGGGCTGGGGCGTGCTGGTGGACGAGGCTTTCTCCCTGGCTGGAGCTCCACCCAGCCCCATCCTGCGCCTGCTGCAGCCTCACGTCCTCTGTGTGGACGGCCTGTTCCTCGCACCAGGGGGCGCcacgctgggggagggaggctggagagatggAGTCATGTGA